ACCTCATGGAACGGCGTACCACCCGGCTGCCCGGACCCGCCCAGTCGGTCGCGATCCGGTCGGCAAAACCCGCGAGATGCATGGTGTTGACGAAAATCGTTGGATTTCCCTGGCTTTGGGCGTAGGCCGGATCAAAATGGCCCGGAAAATAGTCCCAGGTCGCCCCGGCGTTCTCCACCACCCGCTGATAACTGATCTGGTCGACGACCTCGGGCAGCTCGGTCGGAACGGTGATTTCGTTCCACGCCAGATCGGTCACGATCCCGGCCCGGGTGTGAAGCGGAACAACGTATTTCGCGACGTGGCAACCACCGCGCCGTCCTGGCGGCGGTAGGTCTCCAGCGTCTCGACGAAATGACCGACCCCGAGCCGGGTCTGCTTTTCCGGGGAGACCGACACCAGCTCCTCGACGACGGTGAGCCGATCACCCTCGACGATGGGCCGCAGGAACTCGGCGTCGTTAGCCGCGTTGATGAATGTGGTGCCCGGCAACGGCACCCGCAGCGCCAAGGATGCCGCGGGCACCCGGCCTCCCGGTTGCCATGGCGGTGGAATCAGCCAGCCCATCAACAGCGCCGGTGGAGCTAGCAAGCCTCCCCAGCGCCGGGCGTATTCGGTGTCCCAATACGACCGGTTACCGTCATGGACCATGGCGGCAAACAGCTGAATGCGCGCGCCGCTGACCACGGTCGCAGCGGTTCGCGGTTCCGTAGTCGCGCCGACCATCTGCAGCGCATCCTGATAGCTGCCGAAGGCCAGTTGGTAGTTCACGTGGGCAACCGGTTACATGACGAGCGGGTGCCGGCTCGGTACCGAATCCCATTGCAGCGCGCGGGAAGTGAAATACCAACCACCGCGCTCGTAGATCAGCTGATCGCGGAATGTCCCAGTGGCCCGCAGTGTGGTGTCGCCATGCAGGCGCGCAACGAGCAGTGCGACACACCGCTGCGTCGCGTCGACCCCGTCGACATGGATCTCGTGGTCGACGGTGACCAGGCGTTGCCCGTCACCGCCGTCGAACGCCGCGCGCGGATCACCGAATGGTTCGCCGTCACGGCTATACCCCGCACCGGAGTGACGGAAGGTGGCGATCCAGGCGTCGCGGTCACCCTCGGAATAGGCCCGATTGTGCCGGGCGGTCAAATCCAGAATGGCGGCGCGGCCCGTCGCAGCGTGCAGCATCTGCTGTTCCTGATACGACAACGTCATTGTGCTCTCCAGCCACACTCGCGGGGATAACCGAACCGACTGACGTGACACTACGTTAACTCATCGGCTGACTTGGTAGCCATGCCTTTCGCGATCCCATGCTGCCGGTGTTAAACCCCTGGCACGCAATAGATCTTTACGTATTCGTCCGATTCCGTTCTTCGGGAGTTCATCGACCGTCTCCACAAATCGCGGCACGCAGAAGTGGGGCATGCGGTCAGCGCAAAAGTCGAGCAACTCCGCGCAGTCGATGACGGCACCGGGACGAATGGTGACGAGCAGCAGGATGTCGTCCTCGCCCACGTCGCTGGGGACGCCGACGGCCGCGGCCTCCAGCACCGCCGGATGCCCTGTCACGACGGTCTCCACTTCCACCGAGGAAATGTTCTCGCCGCGTCTGCGTAACGAATCCTTGATGCGGTCCACATAGGTCAAGTTCTGCTCGTTGTCGAATCTGCCCAGGTCTGCAGTGTTAAACCAGTCCTGATGCGGATCGACCGGCAAGCCCGGCGCCTCCGGCGCCTCTTGGCTTACGTACCCTGCACTCATTACGTGTGGATATCGGGGCCGGCAGATGATCTCTCCAACCTCTCCGGCCGGTAACGGGTTGCCCGTGTCGTCGACGATGCGCACTTCGAAATTCGGGATTGGCTTGCCCGATGTCCCCGCAACACCGTCGTCGGCAACGCCCGTGACCGTAAGGGGAAATGCTTCGGTCAATCCGTACATCGTGACAACGCGGCAGCCGTAACGCTTTTCGATGTCGCGGAAGGCGTTCGCGCTAATCGGTGCGGCGGAGATGAACCGCAACGGCAGCTCTGCGTCACGTGGATCCGGCGGGAGGTTCTGCAGCATCGACACCATCGCGCCGGCGCCGACGAAACCGACCGCGCTATGCGCACGCACCTCGTCCCAGACCTCGCTGGGATGAAATTCGCGGGCGAGCACCGTTGTTCCGCCGACCAGCATCGGTGCCAGCACGATGGGCGCTGCGCTCAGATGAAACAGCGGCATCGCGGTCCAGATCACCTCTTTCGGGGCGAATCGCCAGGCCGATGTCACGGTGGCGGCCACCGTGAACAGGTAATGCCAGCTGGTGGCAACGGCTTTCGACGGCCCCGTGGTGCCCGAGGTGAAGAACAGCGATCCCACCTCCGCCGCACCCAGGCCGTCTTGCGGCGGACGGCCGGCATCGCGGTTCAGCGCCGCACTCAGCGAATCACCCAGCACCACAATTTCATTCAGTGTGTCCAGCCGGTCGGCGATGTCCTCGATGCGGTGTTGTCGCTCGGGGTCGGTGAGTATCACTTTGGCCCGCGATAGCCGCAAGGTATGCAGCAAGAAGTCGCCCTTGTTGGCGGCGTTCACCGCCGCGCTGACGGCGCCGATTCGCGCGGCGCCCAGCCAGAAGTAGATCCATTCCGGGCACGTTGCGGTGAACAGCGCCACGGTGTCACCGCGGTCGACGCCGAGGTCAGTCAGCATGCTCGCAGCGGCGCACGACCCCAGTCGCAGGTCCTCGAAAGTGACGTCGACGCCGGCTACCGACAGCATCACCCGATCCGGATGCTGTGCCGCGCGACGGTCGAGCACATCGGCGACAGTGAAGCGATCTACTCCGAAGTCGGAGGGCCCCGGGGGGCTGCTCACATCACGCCTTCGCAGCCGTGGGGTCGGGCTTGCCGTCGGCGGTGTATCCGAAGTCGTCGGCGCAGGGTTGTGCACCCGGGTAGAAGCGGTGCGCCCAGCGACGAAGGGCCGCGTAGTCGTGTGCTTCTTCCGGCGCCAGGTTCGGCTTCTCCAAGTACTTCATGTTCTCCCAGGTGAAGAAGTCCTGTTTGATCACTTCCTGTTGCAAGGCCAGGAATTTGGCGGCGCGCCCGGTAGGCACGTCGCCGGTGTCACCGGGCTCGCGGAGGGAGGCCTGGGTGTAGAAGTAGTCGGTGTAATCCTCGTCGACCGGCGTCTGTCCGGTCACTTGGACCGTGCCCACCAGTTCGCTGGGGAAGCGCACCAGACCCAACCCCAGCGAATAGTTGTCGTAGATGATCTTGGCGTCGACCGGACCGTTCGGAGTCAACCAGGTCGCGGGTCTGCCGCCGCCGAAGTTGGCGTTCACGGTGGCGTGCAGGTGGTAACCGGAGACCTCGAACGACGCCGTGGTGGCCGGGTTGGCGGCCTTGTGCACGTACTGCACGTGATACGGGTCGGCGGCGTTCTCGATGATCATCTGCGGATGCACCTTGACCCGGTTGAGCATCCGGCTGTGCGGGTGCAGCGGGTAGTACTCGTTGGTTTCCAGCTCCGGCAACACCGGCGGTTGCCAGTACGGTGCCCGCCCGTGGCGCTCGTGCCAGACCAGGATGAAGCCGTACCACTCCATACTCGGGTAACTGCGAATCCGGACGTTGTTCTTACAGCCGATCTTGCTGTAGGGAATCAGCGCGTTGGTGCCGTCACCGCGCCATTGCCAGCCGTGCCAGGGGCACACGATATGTTCGCCCTCCACCGTGCCGCCGACACCCAGGTTGGCTCCGAGGTGCTGGCAGTAGGCGTCCAGCACGTGCACCTGCCCCGAAGTGGTACGAAACAGCACCAGCTCCTCGCCGAAATAATGCGCACGCTTGACATCGCCGGGAGCCAGGTCGGAGGCGAACGCGACGATGAACCATCCCGTCGGGAACCGGTACGACGACAGCGCAATCCCGCTCGCACCGAACTCTCGTTCCGACGGATCTTGGGCCGATTCGGAAGCCGAGCCTGAAATGGTCTGCGTCACGAGGTCTCCGTTTCCCACGCGGCCGAGCGGCAACCAGCCGCGTTTGGCTCACCGTGGTCCGACGACTAGGTCTATTTTTACTATCTTAGGGATTGAACGTCAACGCAGCGGCTTGACTCGTCAACTTGGCACATAGCCCTATTCGTTGCATCGTCTGAAAATGCAATACAGCGTGCCCTCCTGACTGGCGAGCTGGCCGCGGACGGGCCCGGAGACGGGGTTGATGTTGGACCGAAATACTGTGACGAAGACCATCGCGACCCGCTGCGCGCGCAAGCTCCACACGGCAGCGCTGCGGCCTAAGATCGCCAAACCGAGGAAGCCACCTCCACCGAAATGCAGCCCGAAAGTCGTTGCGGTACTGACGTTATGCTGGGTCGTTTGAGAACACCGACCGGAGAGGCCGGTATGGCCGCTGTGCGAGGCGGTAGGGGTATCGCGGCGTTTCGGCGAGCTGGTCGTCGACGAGGACACCGCGGCACCGCTGGCGTCGAGCCCCGTCGCCGGCTACGTCAACCCCGACATTCCATTCTGGCCGAGCAACAACCCACCCGTGCCGCCGGCGCCTGCGCTGCCCAGCACCACGCCGGTCCCGGCGTTGCCGCCGTTACCGCCGTTGCCGATCAGCCAGGCGTCGCCGCCCTTACCGCCGTCGCCGCCGGTAGCAGTCGGCCCCGTCGCGGTGGTCACCCCGCCGGCGCCACCGTCGCCGCCGTTACCGATCAGCCCGGCCTTGCTGCCGGCCCCGCCGGCCCCACCGTCGCCGTCTGTGCCGAACTGCCCGGCGCCGCCGCCGGCCCCACCGGCGCCGAATAACATGCCGCCGTTCCCCCCGCTGCCGCCGGCCCCACCCCCTGCCTGGCCAAACCCACCGTTACCGCCGTTGCCGCCGGCCCCGAACAGCCCGCCAACGCCGCTGGCCCCTCCGGTGCCGAACAGTCCGGCGGCCCCGCCGTTGCCGCCCGGCAAGCCGGGAGCACCGGACCCGCCGGCTCCGCCGTTGCCGATCAAGATGCCGCCGGGCCCGCCATCCGCCTCGGATCCCGGGCTACCGTTGGGGCCGTTGCCGATCAGCGGGCGCCCGATGACCGACTGGATGGTTGTATTCACCTCGTTGAGCACCGCCTGCAGCGGCGACGCGTTGGCCGCCTCGGCACTGGCATACGCACCCGCGCCCAAACTCAGGGCCCGCACAAACTGGTCTTGGAACGCCAGCGCTTGCCCGTTAAGCGTCTGATATGTCTGGGCGTACTTGCCAAACACCGCAGCGATGGCCACCGACACCTCATCGGCGCCCGCCGCACGACCCTAGTCGTCGGGGACCGCCGCGGCTGCGTTTGCCGCGCTGAGTGCCGAACCGATACTCGCCAGATCAGTTGCCGTGGCCATAACTATGTCGGTCGCCGCGATCGTATACGGCATCTGCCACCTCCGCTGCGTAATCGCCACTACGTCATGCCGAGTCATGCCGAGTCATGCCGAGTCATGCCGACCCAGGGATCAATTGGTCACATCGACCAATAGGTAAGGACACATCGTATCCTGATCCGGGAGACACCTTAGGCTTTTCGAGACTGTCCCGCCCTTTCACAGATCCGGGCGTCAGATCGGTTAGTACGTACAATCACAGGACCCAGACTTTGCCTTGACCTTTGCAGCCATGGGTACGGGATCGTGCCGCGGAATAGCAGTTGCAGCGATGCCACACAAAAGCGGGCAATAGATGGACCGGCCACAGTATCGGTTCTCCGCGAAAACCATTGCAACGGAAGTCAATTAGCGTAGAGTGGGTTTTCCCCTTTCGTTGATTGCGAGCAGCGAGGTCTGACGAAACGCAGCTGGCACCGTCGCAACTTCCTCATTGGTGAGAAGGCGTCGAACACCGCGC
The nucleotide sequence above comes from Mycobacterium pseudokansasii. Encoded proteins:
- a CDS encoding MaoC family dehydratase translates to MTDLAWNEITVPTELPEVVDQISYQRVVENAGATWDYFPGHFDPAYAQSQGNPTIFVNTMHLAGFADRIATDWAGPGSRVVRRSMRLAGSIYAGDTMVGRARVVAKRCDESVDPPRYLVDLRIEVSNQRGVLCCPVEITLQLPQ
- a CDS encoding FAS1-like dehydratase domain-containing protein, translated to MVGATTEPRTAATVVSGARIQLFAAMVHDGNRSYWDTEYARRWGGLLAPPALLMGWLIPPPWQPGGRVPAASLALRVPLPGTTFINAANDAEFLRPIVEGDRLTVVEELVSVSPEKQTRLGVGHFVETLETYRRQDGAVVATSRNTLFRFTPGPGS
- a CDS encoding nuclear transport factor 2 family protein, yielding MTLSYQEQQMLHAATGRAAILDLTARHNRAYSEGDRDAWIATFRHSGAGYSRDGEPFGDPRAAFDGGDGQRLVTVDHEIHVDGVDATQRCVALLVARLHGDTTLRATGTFRDQLIYERGGWYFTSRALQWDSVPSRHPLVM
- a CDS encoding class I adenylate-forming enzyme family protein encodes the protein MSSPPGPSDFGVDRFTVADVLDRRAAQHPDRVMLSVAGVDVTFEDLRLGSCAAASMLTDLGVDRGDTVALFTATCPEWIYFWLGAARIGAVSAAVNAANKGDFLLHTLRLSRAKVILTDPERQHRIEDIADRLDTLNEIVVLGDSLSAALNRDAGRPPQDGLGAAEVGSLFFTSGTTGPSKAVATSWHYLFTVAATVTSAWRFAPKEVIWTAMPLFHLSAAPIVLAPMLVGGTTVLAREFHPSEVWDEVRAHSAVGFVGAGAMVSMLQNLPPDPRDAELPLRFISAAPISANAFRDIEKRYGCRVVTMYGLTEAFPLTVTGVADDGVAGTSGKPIPNFEVRIVDDTGNPLPAGEVGEIICRPRYPHVMSAGYVSQEAPEAPGLPVDPHQDWFNTADLGRFDNEQNLTYVDRIKDSLRRRGENISSVEVETVVTGHPAVLEAAAVGVPSDVGEDDILLLVTIRPGAVIDCAELLDFCADRMPHFCVPRFVETVDELPKNGIGRIRKDLLRARGLTPAAWDRERHGYQVSR
- a CDS encoding aromatic ring-hydroxylating oxygenase subunit alpha; this translates as MTQTISGSASESAQDPSEREFGASGIALSSYRFPTGWFIVAFASDLAPGDVKRAHYFGEELVLFRTTSGQVHVLDAYCQHLGANLGVGGTVEGEHIVCPWHGWQWRGDGTNALIPYSKIGCKNNVRIRSYPSMEWYGFILVWHERHGRAPYWQPPVLPELETNEYYPLHPHSRMLNRVKVHPQMIIENAADPYHVQYVHKAANPATTASFEVSGYHLHATVNANFGGGRPATWLTPNGPVDAKIIYDNYSLGLGLVRFPSELVGTVQVTGQTPVDEDYTDYFYTQASLREPGDTGDVPTGRAAKFLALQQEVIKQDFFTWENMKYLEKPNLAPEEAHDYAALRRWAHRFYPGAQPCADDFGYTADGKPDPTAAKA